The Anoplopoma fimbria isolate UVic2021 breed Golden Eagle Sablefish chromosome 20, Afim_UVic_2022, whole genome shotgun sequence genome includes a window with the following:
- the pklr gene encoding pyruvate kinase PKLR isoform X2: MTLPDSFIQRQQLDASMADTFLEHLCLLDIDQEPITARNTSIICTIGPASRSIPKLHEMIKAGMNIARLNFSHGSHEYHGETIKNIREAVETITPDPLYYRPVAIALDTKGPEIRTGLVKGKVEEEVLLEKGSHVRVVTAESDKDKTNGKIIWVDYSSLPKVLKKGGKIYIDDGLIGLKVLETGPDWVDTVVESGGLLCSCKGVNLPGCDLIGLQAVSQRDEADLRFGVAQGIDIVFASFIRSAQDVKDVRQTLGAHGRDIKVISKVESRQGVQNFEEILAESDGVMVARGDLGIEIPAEKVFIAQKMMIGRCNSAGKPVICATQMLESMVAHPRPTRAEGSDVANAVLDGADCVMLSGETAKGLFPVEAVAMMHSICREAEAAIFHQRLFEELRRLTPLSSDPTEVTAIGAVESSFKCCAGAIIVLTTSGRAAHLLSRYRPRCPIISITRTPQVARQSQLLRGVFPVLFHPLPAPVWADDVDNRVNFGMDIGKARGFFKTGDMVIVVTGWIPGSGHTNIMRAVSVP, translated from the exons ATGACACTGCCAGACTCTTTCATCCAACGCCAGCAGCTGGATGCCAGCATGGCGGACACCTTCCTGGAGCATCTCTGTCTGCTGGACATTGACCAAGAGCCAATCACAGCGCGCAACACCAGCATAATCTGCACCATCG GTCCTGCATCCCGATCAATCCCCAAACTCCACGAGATGATCAAGGCAGGAATGAACATTGCTCGCCTTAATTTCTCTCATGGCTCTCATGAA tACCACGGTGAAACCATCAAAAACATCCGAGAGGCTGTTGAGACAATAACCCCTGACCCCTTGTATTATCGGCCGGTTGCCATTGCCTTGGATACGAAGGGTCCAGAGATCCGCACCGGATTAGTGAAAGGG aaagtggaggaggaagtgttGCTGGAAAAGGGCAGCCATGTCCGTGTGGTGACAGCAGAGAgtgacaaagacaaaacaaacggGAAGATTATCTGGGTGGACTACTCCAGCCTGCCCAAAGTCCTCAAGAAGGGAGGCAAGATCTACATTGATGATGGCCTCATTGGACTCAAAGTACTAGAAACTG GTCCTGACTGGGTGGATACGGTGGTGGAGTCTGGTGGGCTGCTGTGCAGTTGTAAAGGCGTTAACCTCCCTGGCTGCGACCTTATCGGCTTGCAGGCGGTCAGCCAGCGAGACGAGGCCGACCTGAGGTTTGGGGTGGCCCAGGGCATAGACATTGTGTTCGCCAGCTTCATCCGCTCTGCTCAGGATGTCAAAGATGTGCGGCAAACTCTGGGGGCACACGGACGAGACATCAAGGTGATCAGCAAGGTGGAGAGCCGGCAAGGCGTTCAGAA CTTTGAGGAGATCCTGGCTGAGAGCGATGGCGTGATGGTTGCCAGGGGCGACCTCGGGATTGAGATCCCTGCAGAGAAAGTCTTCATTGCCCAGAAGATGATGATTGGACGCTGCAACTCTGCCGGCAAGCCGGTCATCTGTGCCACACAG ATGCTTGAGAGCATGGTGGCCCACCCACGGCCGACCAGAGCGGAGGGCAGTGACGTCGCCAACGCTGTGCTGGATGGAGCCGACTGTGTAATGTTATCTGGGGAGACCGCCAAGGGACTGTTTCCTGTGGAGGCAGTCGCAATGATGCACtcg atCTGCAGGGAGGCAGAGGCAGCCATTTTCCACCAGCGGCTGTTTGAGGAGTTGCGTcgcctcactcctctctcctctgaccCCACAGAGGTCACAGCCATCGGAGCTGTGGAGTCTTCCTTCAAATGCTGTGCTGGGGCCATCATAGTCCTCACCACCAGCGGCAG GGCGGCACATCTCCTGTCCAGGTATCGGCCTCGCTGTCCTATTATTTCCATCACCAGAACCCCTCAG GTGGCCCGTCAGTCTCAGCTGTTAAGAGGAGTGTTTCCTGTCCTCTTCCACCCTCTGCCTGCTCCCGTCTGGGCCGACGACGTAGATAATAGGGTCAATTTCGGCATGGACATTG GGAAAGCAAGAGGATTCTTCAAGACGGGCGACATGGTGATTGTGGTGACAGGCTGGATCCCAGGGTCCGGTCACACTAACATTATGAGGGCAGTCAGTGTCCCGTAA
- the pklr gene encoding pyruvate kinase PKLR isoform X1, with product MDGFKNARIRRYSEVMTLPDSFIQRQQLDASMADTFLEHLCLLDIDQEPITARNTSIICTIGPASRSIPKLHEMIKAGMNIARLNFSHGSHEYHGETIKNIREAVETITPDPLYYRPVAIALDTKGPEIRTGLVKGKVEEEVLLEKGSHVRVVTAESDKDKTNGKIIWVDYSSLPKVLKKGGKIYIDDGLIGLKVLETGPDWVDTVVESGGLLCSCKGVNLPGCDLIGLQAVSQRDEADLRFGVAQGIDIVFASFIRSAQDVKDVRQTLGAHGRDIKVISKVESRQGVQNFEEILAESDGVMVARGDLGIEIPAEKVFIAQKMMIGRCNSAGKPVICATQMLESMVAHPRPTRAEGSDVANAVLDGADCVMLSGETAKGLFPVEAVAMMHSICREAEAAIFHQRLFEELRRLTPLSSDPTEVTAIGAVESSFKCCAGAIIVLTTSGRAAHLLSRYRPRCPIISITRTPQVARQSQLLRGVFPVLFHPLPAPVWADDVDNRVNFGMDIGKARGFFKTGDMVIVVTGWIPGSGHTNIMRAVSVP from the exons ATGGATGGTTTTAAAAACG CTCGCATCAGGCGCTACTCCGAGGTGATGACACTGCCAGACTCTTTCATCCAACGCCAGCAGCTGGATGCCAGCATGGCGGACACCTTCCTGGAGCATCTCTGTCTGCTGGACATTGACCAAGAGCCAATCACAGCGCGCAACACCAGCATAATCTGCACCATCG GTCCTGCATCCCGATCAATCCCCAAACTCCACGAGATGATCAAGGCAGGAATGAACATTGCTCGCCTTAATTTCTCTCATGGCTCTCATGAA tACCACGGTGAAACCATCAAAAACATCCGAGAGGCTGTTGAGACAATAACCCCTGACCCCTTGTATTATCGGCCGGTTGCCATTGCCTTGGATACGAAGGGTCCAGAGATCCGCACCGGATTAGTGAAAGGG aaagtggaggaggaagtgttGCTGGAAAAGGGCAGCCATGTCCGTGTGGTGACAGCAGAGAgtgacaaagacaaaacaaacggGAAGATTATCTGGGTGGACTACTCCAGCCTGCCCAAAGTCCTCAAGAAGGGAGGCAAGATCTACATTGATGATGGCCTCATTGGACTCAAAGTACTAGAAACTG GTCCTGACTGGGTGGATACGGTGGTGGAGTCTGGTGGGCTGCTGTGCAGTTGTAAAGGCGTTAACCTCCCTGGCTGCGACCTTATCGGCTTGCAGGCGGTCAGCCAGCGAGACGAGGCCGACCTGAGGTTTGGGGTGGCCCAGGGCATAGACATTGTGTTCGCCAGCTTCATCCGCTCTGCTCAGGATGTCAAAGATGTGCGGCAAACTCTGGGGGCACACGGACGAGACATCAAGGTGATCAGCAAGGTGGAGAGCCGGCAAGGCGTTCAGAA CTTTGAGGAGATCCTGGCTGAGAGCGATGGCGTGATGGTTGCCAGGGGCGACCTCGGGATTGAGATCCCTGCAGAGAAAGTCTTCATTGCCCAGAAGATGATGATTGGACGCTGCAACTCTGCCGGCAAGCCGGTCATCTGTGCCACACAG ATGCTTGAGAGCATGGTGGCCCACCCACGGCCGACCAGAGCGGAGGGCAGTGACGTCGCCAACGCTGTGCTGGATGGAGCCGACTGTGTAATGTTATCTGGGGAGACCGCCAAGGGACTGTTTCCTGTGGAGGCAGTCGCAATGATGCACtcg atCTGCAGGGAGGCAGAGGCAGCCATTTTCCACCAGCGGCTGTTTGAGGAGTTGCGTcgcctcactcctctctcctctgaccCCACAGAGGTCACAGCCATCGGAGCTGTGGAGTCTTCCTTCAAATGCTGTGCTGGGGCCATCATAGTCCTCACCACCAGCGGCAG GGCGGCACATCTCCTGTCCAGGTATCGGCCTCGCTGTCCTATTATTTCCATCACCAGAACCCCTCAG GTGGCCCGTCAGTCTCAGCTGTTAAGAGGAGTGTTTCCTGTCCTCTTCCACCCTCTGCCTGCTCCCGTCTGGGCCGACGACGTAGATAATAGGGTCAATTTCGGCATGGACATTG GGAAAGCAAGAGGATTCTTCAAGACGGGCGACATGGTGATTGTGGTGACAGGCTGGATCCCAGGGTCCGGTCACACTAACATTATGAGGGCAGTCAGTGTCCCGTAA